The proteins below are encoded in one region of Apium graveolens cultivar Ventura chromosome 4, ASM990537v1, whole genome shotgun sequence:
- the LOC141719173 gene encoding uncharacterized protein LOC141719173, whose amino-acid sequence MISQIVKPLVIDTPEIPIKTIIPLINNEHNHIVGYKKKNPGTIAEIDVVPHSEEQGTSVYKRIVWCLKAMMDGWQHARPVISIDGTFLKGRYRGKLLISIGVDSNNHPFPLCYGLVDEETYKNWSWFLQHIRRHVCHQKAGVCINSDCATSIISAIRDPQSGFAEQLGICMFYLLRFRSNFCHQHPGGELKKLMWKVGTTTQVLKHDAYMERIDKISPPALDYLSRIPVERWTLSHDNGVRYGQTTTNMFEGFNDNIRRARLLPVTAMMEYLFYKAVTIIDTHRNIVDDGLQQGQQLCACSAAMLAKIQRKAT is encoded by the exons ATGATTTCACAGATTGTGAAACCACTC GTAATAGATACACCAGAAATCCCCATTAAAACCATTATCCCGCTTATCAACAACGAGCACAACCATATAGTGGGGTACAAGAAA AAAAATCCTGGAACCATTGCTGAGATCGATGTCGTGCCTCATTCTGAGGAACAGGGCACGTCTGTATACAAGCGAATCGTTTGGTGTTTGAAGGCAATGATGGACGGGTGGCAACATGCACGTCCTGTGATTTCAATAGACGGAACTTTCTTGAAGGGAAGATATAGGGGCAAGCTGCTTATTTCTATAGGTGTAGATTCGAACAACCACCCTTTCCCTCTTTGCTATGGCTTGGTTGATGAGGAGACGTACAAAAACTGGTCTTGGTTTCTGCAACATATTCGGAGACATGTTTGTCACCAAAAGGCCGGCGTGTGCATCAACTCTGATTGTGCAACCAGTATTATCTCCGCAATACGAGACCCTCAAAGTGGATTTGCTGAGCAATTAGGAATCTGTATGTTCTATCTACTCCGTTTCAGAAGCAACTTTTGCCATCAACACCCTGGTGGTGAACTTAAAAAATTGATGTGGAAAGTCGGAACAACAACGCAAGTCTTGAAACATGACGCATACATGGAAAGGATTGATAAAATTTCACCACCCGCCCTGGACTATCTTTCCAGAATACCCGTGGAGAGGTGGACACTTTCTCACGACAATGGTGTTCGCTATGGTCAAACAACCACAAACATGTTTGAGGGTTTCAACGACAACATAAGAAGGGCTCGTCTCCTTCCGGTAACAGCAATGATGGAGTACCTCTTCTACAAGGCAGTCACAATTATTGACACACATCGAAATATAGTGGATGACGGTCTTCAACAGGGTCAACAGTTATGTGCGTGTTCAGCCGCCATGTTAGCTAAAATTCAAAGAAAGGCAACATGA